A stretch of Podospora bellae-mahoneyi strain CBS 112042 chromosome 5, whole genome shotgun sequence DNA encodes these proteins:
- a CDS encoding hypothetical protein (EggNog:ENOG503Q3XK), with amino-acid sequence MAPTKTSKGKARLTPKSTSSSSDTPPKPFQVAPPSLNPLTETLDPSHIYISHLDPRPSPFKRKIFLVPVAMNLLVLALFILRLRHIFPWYLQLLLSLSGQENPTTLRFTDLTTSQYLWVLLRRASTFLLDFTLAIFVWPWPYEFLIGSPLTGSPCHWRYKVGFRPSEIYLRRSRKWDVEILGKGKDLLANDDLRKVFWNQIRSATSPMLLQQKTGYLTMDANWDLDWAGMVAATELVDKKVIDERVFGTLVLVYHENFGWLSIDLSDTGAKPGTKEDERRKQVFKFRDALAAIGQEDLFFRWIEVVQFETGRPGGFTEERQVEVAQKIRDMFKEKGVDFDEFWKEAVGTEGLAGMP; translated from the coding sequence ATGGCGCCCACCAAAACATCCAAAGGCAAAGCCCGCCTCACCCCcaaatccacctcctcctcctcagacaccccccccaaacccttCCAGGTggcccccccctccctcaaccccctaaCAGAAACCCTCGACCCCTCCCACATCTACATCTCTCACCTCGAcccccgcccctcccccttcaagcGCAAAATCTTCCTCGTCCCCGTAGCCATgaacctcctcgtcctcgctcTCTTCATCCTCCGGCTCCGCCACATCTTCCCCTGGtacctccaactcctcctctctctctccggCCAAGaaaaccccaccaccctccgcttcaccgacctcaccacctcccaatACCTTTGggtcctcctccgccgcgcctccaccttcctcctcgacttCACCCTCGCAATCTTCGTCTGGCCCTGGCCCTACGAATTCCTCATCGGCTCCCCCCTCACCGGCTCCCCCTGCCACTGGCGCTACAAAGTCGGGTTTCGCCCCTCAGAAATCTACCTCCGCCGCTCCCGCAAGTGGGATGTCGAAATCCTAGGTAAAGGTAAagacctcctcgccaacgaCGACCTCCGCAAGGTGTTTTGGAACCAGATCCGTTCCGCCACGTCCCCTATGCTCCTGCAGCAAAAGACTGGGTACCTGACTATGGACGCGAATTGGGATTTGGACTGGGCGGGTATGGTCGCCGCCACGGAGCTGGTCGACAAGAAGGTTATCGACGAACGTGTCTTTGGGACGTTGGTGCTGGTGTACCATGAGAATTTCGGGTGGTTGAGCATTGATCTTTCTGACACGGGGGCTAAGCCGGGGacgaaggaggatgagagaaGGAAGCAGGTGTTCAAGTTTAGGGATGCGCTCGCGGCGATTGGGCAGGAGGATTTGTTCTTTAGGTGGATCGAGGTTGTGCAGTTTGAGACGGGGAGGCCGGGGGGTTTTacggaggagaggcaggtggaggtggcGCAGAAGATTAGGGATATgttcaaggagaagggggtggattttGATGAGTTTTGGAAGGAGGCCGTAGGGACGGAGGGGTTGGCTGGTATGCCCTGA
- a CDS encoding hypothetical protein (COG:T; EggNog:ENOG503P0KY), with product MGDRSPRQDSHRSRSKKHDRNREPRDGAEGRKRKHREEDTERGSSYRTRSRERGHRRRSRSPTGRDFSRDRDRDRERRRERDGHRDRDRDHRSHRDRSAERDSRKRRDDGDSDNGGRDRRRRHRSSEGRHSPSRPSPPREARSDSQRNLVKHRGPLPSQDDSFAVSNGGEPEKPKEKPNFGNSGALAAASNSVTQADGTTITLKYHEPAEARKPSPRDEWKLFVFKGEDIVDTIDLGSRSCWLVGREQAVVDLLAEHPSISKQHAVIQFRYAEKRNEFGDKIGRVKPYLIDLESANGTMLNGDKVPESRYLELRNKDMVQFGSSTREYVLMLAPRA from the coding sequence ATGGGCGATCGCTCTCCAAGACAAGATAGCCACAGGTCGCGTTCAAAAAAGCACGACAGGAACAGGGAGCCAAGAGACGGCGCCGAAGGCCGCAAAAGAAAGCATCGGGAAGAAGACACAGAGAGAGGCAGCAGTTACCGAACACGATCTCGCGAGCGCGGACATAGACGGCGCTCAAGGTCGCCAACAGGTCGGGATTTCTCAAGAGACAGGGATAGAGACagggaaaggagaagggaaagggacGGCCACAGAGATCGGGACCGAGATCACCGCAGCCACAGGGACAGAAGTGCGGAACGAGACAGCAGGAAGCGACGCGACGATGGCGACTCGGATAATGGCGGCAGAGACCGTCGGAGGCGCCATCGTAGTTCAGAGGGTCGACATTCACCCTCACGGCCGAGCCCACCGCGCGAGGCAAGGTCGGATAGCCAGCGAAATCTTGTCAAACATCGTGGCCCCTTGCCCTCCCAGGATGACTCTTTTGCAGTCAGTAACGGCGGCGAGCCTGAGAAGCCCAAGGAAAAGCCCAACTTTGGCAACTCGGGCGCCCTGGCTGCTGCTTCCAACTCGGTGACCCAAGCGGACGGAACGACCATCACCCTAAAGTACCATGAACCAGCAGAGGCACGGAAACCTTCACCACGTGACGAGTGGAAGCTGTTTGTTTTCAAGGGCGAAGACATTGTTGATACTATCGATCTTGGCAGTCGCAGCTGCTGGCTAGTTGGGAGGGAGCAAGCCGTCGTCGATCTTCTTGCCGAACATCCAAGCATCAGCAAGCAGCATGCCGTTATTCAGTTCCGATACGCCGAGAAGCGGAACGAGTTTGGCGACAAGATTGGCCGGGTGAAACCATACCTGATAGACCTCGAGAGCGCCAATGGTACCATGCTCAACGGCGACAAGGTCCCAGAGAGTCGCTATTTGGAGCTACGGAATAAGGACATGGTTCAGTTCGGCTCCAGCACCAGGGAATACGTCCTCATGCTTGCGCCAAGGGCATAA
- a CDS encoding hypothetical protein (EggNog:ENOG503P6VN; COG:S), whose protein sequence is MTSITGPKDVVRKMDLVSMCMRVVAKHMASLTTDHLVLLPEPRLRQLFRLLDPIMTYTQWQLLADAIYINTSRTNTPHGVKPFRWEDDVEPDELPRRIQTMQPHPGNVHFLTILKIKDTERFNTRDLLLLAELRSLVILHMEDHGIKTAAHSGFSCNKPSLNLNNHLIRGWSEKKEPFPSLRSLILFAMPGSLSIHMLHYATKFPKIKAVYVNSPMTNPPPVIGQPLKDAPAWAPVECYRYVYWDMDMALQYEELGLDNPYTTITLVTPPEPGQVNTNKSLLSNLCIWEFSRDWNVEVQAEEAPTVVVTQPKRKATTESAGVKPKKKSQKIGDLLSSFG, encoded by the exons ATGACTTCGATAACTGGTCCCAAGGATGTGGTCCGTAAGATGGATCTGGTCTCTATGTGTATGCGCGTGGTCGCTAAGCACATGGCCAGCCTCACAACAGACCATCTCGTGCTTTTACCAGAACCCCGCCTCAGGCAGCTTTTTAGGCTCTTGGATCCAAT aATGACATACACCCAATGGCAACTCCTCGCCGATGCCATTTACATCAACACCTCACGGACAAACACCCCACACGGTGTTAAGCCTTTCCGCTGGGAAGATGACGTCGAGCCGGACGAGTTACCCAGGCGCATCCAAACCATGCAGCCGCACCCGGGCAACGTTCACTTCCTCACCATTCTTAAAATTAAGGATACCGAGAGATTCAACACCcgcgacctcctcctcctcgccgaaTTGCGCAGCCTGGTCATCCTGCATATGGAAGACCACGGCATCAAAACAGCCGCTCACTCGGGATTCTCGTGCAACAAACCGAGCTTGAATCTAAACAACCACCTCATTCGAGGTTGGAGCGAGAAAAAAGAACCCTTCCCTTCTCTCCGCAGTCTCATTCTCTTTGCCATGCCAGGTTCGCTCAGTATACACATGCTGCACTACGCAACTAAGTtccccaagatcaaggcaGTGTACGTCAACTCGCCAATGACAAACCCACCGCCGGTCATCGGCCAGCCGCTGAAGGACGCGCCTGCCTGGGCGCCGGTGGAGTGTTACCGGTACGTGTACTGGGACATGGACATGGCTTTGCAGTATGAGGAGCTGGGACTGGATAATCCGTATACTACCATCACTTTGGTGACGCCGCCGGAGCCGGGACAGGTGAACACCAATAAGAGTTTACTGAGCAATTTGTGCATATGGGAGTTTTCCAGGGATTGGAATGTTGAGGTGCAGGCTGAGGAAGCGCCTACGGTAGTGGTAACGCAGCCTAAGAGGAAGGCTACTACTGAGAGCGCGGGGGTaaagccgaagaagaagtcgCAGAAAATTGGGGACTTATTGAGTAGTTTTGGATGa
- a CDS encoding hypothetical protein (EggNog:ENOG503P0QZ; COG:S) yields MSGRDQLEGKITLPPSRYEFTTVYAHPLAKADIVLVHGLNGDPLKTWTSRENGVYWPVDLLPAALKDQHANILVYGYNADVYSSRKTPNRSPSDNFIHQHAQSLITSLTHHRKADGTERNPIIWVAHSLGGILVKRALLYSNDVRAHHQEDFRSVFVSTYGIIFLGTPHNGSDIAIWGRVLQAMSEVAIPRKLFETQSVLLKALKKDNEGLQEINSHFLDVYQRFRIQMVHEGHTSDVKGSKILVVDAASAGPQLPGVTYYGIEKDHSGMCKFEGENAPGWRNVSTTLRQWVADGVNLIPPRWLLEEKDRQLRASLENFERARTYESMLASGAHQPGIGNNNELVSLRHRPRPSLVESITSLSSSPAVMIESIHSDHDHEPEPSSPTSAITPTQPLPPQQLPPSEEPLFIHPDPFRPNSFFLGRTDELRGLHEMLQDRKRRSEGTSAVLISCLPGGGKTHLARQYVFTHLLDYPGGIFWIRAKSKQEIEQMFWRIAKTNSLVSLNTTTREVVSAVKAWLSNRRDWLMVFDGVQFDMDGLGDFIPDGRNTSLIYTSTERAVASEPRWDNPQVIHLGLLTPDQARELLLLEMERKPPFSQEELALGLELVNAMGRLPLMIHVAAQHIKATREPLGRYLASFKSGRNGLGGLQAYQAVVRQLETRGENASLNLISLLCFWDQHVPVEMVGLGIGMGALGDKVTPVKTRDRVRGGAPSLGNTMRVLIAFGLVERNEVSGEFYVESSGGSTGGRSSSRQSGSGEPSLDILRIHSVVQAFFMESLHQRREAHFWLERSTAIWCKSYDEADWRINCGYEGHGGFDGGRRRKIGRLPDDYRRYCVHGEKLLKNVRRFEKSRRYPKPNGMDKARGQLEERLARIRWQIEQVNVRGGEHASEDDDDQEPVSVFDRVRYGSGTESQSDGTIQSGESQNSWEAELRSPGLEELNPMEFPVTQLLEEDDEDQVAPYPSMASMPDMPEINLPDPTSSDEEDRATAVPPFPTIMPSTTTTVDAAGFFAKTKNPSFEDHARPSSWRDKTVLANARVALTNEVARASLLTRRGPSQSRCPIPRSDYLTARSDAEQSLNKIKLSTPPPPSVILPPDPAPSRPKTLTLLGRNSYSLPQAQESPAPDSEALGSDFSTGLSKMLSDSKTWTAATVKKLLSPSSSPRSSLSKPAPAQERAIARPPAPIFRGSGDKGTRSANSSPAHTTSPFRPPPPINVKRWETEADHVNDRMSLSYPSINLPSRPQGSPRRSNLSVASSPTPSTSPKLTTATPTIPRNSPALVMPVPNSSFPPPPTPPSSSRGSVSPYRAASGTGRGTSSPLSTSPPRAAAGIRVGNRQIVSFANTNRSRSLSPAETVRSGRGERGGRSWGSRMSQESIGGVEGPGEETGLGIMDT; encoded by the exons ATGAGCGGGCGT GACCAACTCGAAGGCAAAATCACCctgcccccctcccgctACGAGTTCACAACTGTCTACGCCCACCCCCTCGCAAAAGCAgacatcgtcctcgtccacgGCCTCAACGGCGACCCCCTCAAGACTTGGACCTCGCGCGAAAACGGCGTCTACTGGCCCGTCGACCTCTTGCCTGCCGCACTCAAAGACCAACATGCGAATATCCTCGTCTATGGGTACAACGCCGATGTGTACTCCTCCCGCAAAACGCCTAACCGATCCCCGTCAGATAACTTCATCCACCAGCACGCTCAGTCACTCATCACCTCTTTGACTCACCACCGCAAGGCCGACGGGACGGAACGTAACCCCATCATCTGGGTTGCCCATAGTCTAGGGGGCATACTGGTCAAGAGGGCGTTGCTCTACTCCAATGATGTGAGAGCCCATCACCAGGAGGATTTCAGATCCGTTTTTGTCAGCACATACGGTATCATCTTCCTGGGGACACCACATAACGGCTCCGACATCGCAATATGGGGACGGGTTCTCCAGGCGATGAGCGAGGTGGCGATCCCGAGAAAGTTGTTTGAAACGCAGAGTGTGCTGCTCAAGGCGCTGAAGAAGGATAACGAGGGGTTGCAGGAGATTAATTCCCATTTTTTGGATGTGTATCAACGGTTTAGGATCCAGATGGTGCATGAGGGGCATACTAGTGATGTCAAGGGGAGCAAGATCttggttgttgatgctgcgaGCGCGGGGCCTCAGCTGCCGGGGGTGACGTATTATGGGATTGAGAAGGACCATTCGGGGATGTGCaagtttgagggggagaatgCGCCGGGGTGGAGGAATGTGAGCACGACTTTAAGGCAGTGGGTGGCGGATGGGGTGAATTTGATTCCgccgaggtggttgttggaggagaaggatagGCAGTTGAGGGCGAGCTTGGAGAATTTtgagagggcgaggactTAT GAAAGTATGCTGGCTTCGGGTGCGCATCAGCCGGGAATTG GCAACAATAATGAACTAGTCTCCCTCCGTCACCGCCCCCGACCCTCCCTCGTCGAGTCGATAACCTCCttgtcttcctccccagccgTGATGATCGAGTCCATCCACTccgaccacgaccacgaaCCCGAaccgtcatcaccaacatcagctattacaccaacccaacccttACCTCCTCAGCAACTACCACCCTCGGAGGAACCCCTCTTCATTCACCCCGACCCCTTCCGCCCCAacagcttcttcctcggccgcACCGATGAGCTCCGCGGCCTCCACGAGATGCTCCAAGACCGGAAACGCCGCTCAGAGGGAACCTCCGCTGTCCTCATCTCGTGCCTCCCCGGCGGAGGCAAAACCCACCTCGCCCGCCAATATGTCTTTACCCACCTCCTCGACTACCCCGGTGGCATCTTCTGGATACGCGCCAAATCAAAGCAAGAGATTGAACAGATGTTTTGGCGGATAGCCAAGACCAACTCCCTTGTCTCCCTGAATACAACTACAAGGGAGGTTGTCTCGGCAGTCAAGGCCTGGCTGTCAAACAGGCGTGACTGGCTGATGGTCTTCGACGGTGTCCAGTTCGACATGGACGGGCTGGGGGATTTCATACCTGACGGGAGGAACACCTCGTTGATTTATACTAGCACTGAAAGAGCGGTGGCGTCAGAGCCGAGGTGGGATAATCCGCAGGTTATTCACCTGGGGTTGTTGACGCCTGATCAGGCGAGGGAGCTGCTGCTTTTGGAAATGGAACGCAAACCGCCTTTTAGCCAGGAGGAGTTGGctttggggttggagttggtgaaTGCCATGGGAAGGCTGCCGCTGATGATTCACGTAGCGGCGCAGCATATCAAGGCTACGAGAGAGCCGTTGGGGCGGTACCTGGCTAGTTTCAAGAGCGGGAGGAatgggctgggggggttgcagGCTTAccaggcggtggtgaggcagTTGGAGACGAGAGGGGAGAACGCGAGCTTGAATTTGATTAGtttgttgtgtttttggGATCAGCATGTCccggtggagatggtggggttggggattgggatgggggCGTTGGGGGATAAAGTTACGCCGGTGAAGACGAGGGatagggtgagggggggtgcGCCGAGTTTGGGGAATACGATGAGGGTGCTGATTGCgtttgggttggtggagaggaatGAGGTTTCGGGGGAGTTCTATGTGGAGAGTTCGGGGGGAAGTACGGGGGGAAGAAGCTCCTCGCGGCAGAGTGGTAGTGGTGAGCCGAGTTTGGACATTCTCAGGATTCACAGCGTGGTTCAGGCTTTCTTTATGGAGAGCTTGCAtcagaggagggaggcgcaTTTTTGGCTGGAGAGGTCTACAGCGATCTGGTGTAAGAGTTATGATGAGGCTGACTGGAGGATTAACTGCGGGTACGAGGGGCACggtgggtttgatgggggaaggaggagaaagatTGGGAGGCTGCCGGATGACTATCGGAGGTATTGCGTCCATGGCGAGAAGTTGTTGAAGAATGTCAGGAGGTTTGAGAAGAGCCGGAGATATCCAAAACCGAATGGGATGGACAAGGCAAGGGGACAGTTGGAAGAGAGGCTGGCAAGGATTCGTTGGCAGATTGAGCAGGTGAATGTTCGGGGTGGTGAGCATGCCTcggaggacgacgatgaccaGGAGCCTGTCAGCGTCTTCGACCGTGTCCGGTATGGCAGTGGGACAGAGTCGCAGAGCGACGGGACTATCCAGAGTGGTGAGAGCCAGAACAGCTGGGAAGCTGAGTTGCGAAGTCCTGGACTCGAGGAGCTGAACCCCATGGAGTTTCCCGTTACCCAGCTGCtggaggaagacgacgaagatcAAGTGGCGCCATACCCCAGCATGGCTTCCATGCCCGACATGCCAGAAATAAACCTTCCGGACCCAACGAGCAGCGACGAAGAGGACAGAGCAACAGCGGTGCCGCCGTTTCCCACCATCATGCcttcaaccacaacaaccgtCGATGCCGCCGGCTTCTTCGCGAAAACCAAAAATCCCTCTTTTGAGGACCATGCCAGGCCAAGTTCCTGGCGCGACAAAACCGTCCTCGCCAATGCACGCGTAGCGCTCACCAACGAAGTCGCCCGGGCTTCCCTCCTAACCAGACGTGGTCCATCCCAGTCACGATGTCCCATCCCCAGAAGCGACTATCTCACAGCCAGAAGCGACGCTGAACAGTCcctcaacaagatcaagcttTCCacgccacctccaccgtctgTCATCCTGCCTCCTGACCCAGCCCCATCTCGACCCAAAACATTAACTCTCCTGGGCCGCAACAGTTATTCCCTCCCACAAGCCCAAGAGTCACCAGCCCCCGACTCCGAGGCCTTAGGGTCGGATTTCTCCACAGGTCTCAGCAAAATGCTGTCCGACTCCAAGACCTGGACAGCGGCCACGGTGAAGAAACTGCTTTCGCCGTCAAGTTCACCACGCTCCTCCCTATCAAAGCCAGCCCCCGCTCAAGAACGAGCCATTGCCCGACCACCAGCGCCCATATTCAGGGGAAGTGGAGACAAGGGTACCCGATCAGCAAACTCAAGCCCGGCGCACACCACCTCGCCTTTTCGACCACCGCCTCCAATCAATGTGAAAAGGTGGGAGACTGAGGCGGACCATGTTAATGACAGGATGTCACTCTCgtatccatccatcaacctcccttCTCGACCACAAGGCTCGCCTCGGCGGTCAAATTTGAGTGTTGCCTCTTCGCCCACTCCTTCTACGTCGCCAAAGTTGACGACAGCTACGCCTACCATCCCAAGAAATTCTCCTGCTCTGGTCATGCCAGTGCCTAACTCATCTTTCCCCCCGCCGCCCACACCTCCAAGTAGCTCACGAGGAAGTGTTTCACCATACCGGGCTGCGAGTGGGACAGGCAGGGGAACGTCGTCACCACTGTCGACTTCGCCACCCAGAGCAGCCGCGGGAATTAGGGTCGGCAACAGGCAAATTGTTTCTTTTGCGAATACTAACAGGAGCCGCTCTTTAAGCCCTGCTGAGACGGTGcggagtgggaggggtgaaCGGGGTGGGAGAAGTTGGGGCTCAAGGATGAGTCAGGAGTCTATTGGTGGCGTTGAGGGACCAGGTGAAGAGACGGGGTTGGGAATAATGGATACCTGA
- a CDS encoding hypothetical protein (EggNog:ENOG503P1TQ; COG:S) yields the protein MAGGSGAASSRGRGKFRKFTRGGGKHFSKNLRPLDADGNEMGMWGDAPAKDEEEEDSDSEDDSEEEESEDDNDAVKIPTAAAEELSREERKKQKKAAKEAAIKAKKGPVQVGDMPSDSDEEESEEEASRMPANPNHSRAARNQTKVPKKSADDDEELAAGTKKLAVSAPNKKEREAIAAQEAKERYMKLHEQGKTDQAKADLARLREIRAKREEEAARRLAEKQEQDEANRLKKAEIEAKEAKKREAALGPAAKKKGKK from the exons ATGGCAGGCGGCAGCGGCGCAGCTAGCTCTCGCGGCAGAGGAAAGTTCAGAAAGTTCACCCGCGGTG GCGGCAAACACTTCTCCAAGAACCTCCGCCCCCTCGACGCTGACGGCAACGAAATGGGCATGTGGGGCGACGCCCCAGccaaagacgaagaagaagaagactctGACTCTGAGGATGactctgaggaggaggaatccgaagacgacaacgacgccGTCAAAATccccacggcggcggcggaggagctaAGCCGCGAGGAGcgcaagaagcaaaagaaggccgccaaggaagccgccatcaaggcgaagaagggACCTGTCCAGGTGGGGGATATGCCGTCAGActctgacgaggaggagagcgaggaggaggccagcAGAATGCCTGCCAACCCGAACCACTCCCGTGCTGCTCGCAACCAGACCAAGGTCCCCAAGAAGAGCgcggatgatgacgaggaactCGCGGCCGGGACGAAGAAACTGGCTGTTTCGGCGCCGAataagaaggagagggaggcgattgCTGCgcaggaggccaaggagagaTATATGAAGCTTCATGAGCAGGGCAAGACGGATCAGGCAAAGGCGGatttggcgaggttgagggagattAGGGcgaagagagaggaggaggcggcgaggagatTG GCTGAGAAGCAAGAGCAAGACGAGGCCAACCGTCTTAAGAAGGCCGAGatcgaggccaaggaggccaagaagcgcGAGGCGGCTCTTGGTCCcgcggcgaagaagaagggcaaaaAATGA